The following is a genomic window from Hymenobacter gelipurpurascens.
TGGACATACTAGGTCAGTTGGTGTGAATGGGAAAGGGCAACACTTTGGGATGCACAAAATTAAACATTTTTGAGGGAATTTTCAACTAAATCCGTCTGCCGGCCTGTCGGTAGGCCTCTTCCTACTTATGCAGATACTGCAAACGGCTGCCGCGTTGCATGCTCAAACTGAAACTTGGCGTCGAGAAGGATATCGTATCGGACTGGTACCTACAATGGGTGCTCTGCATGAGGGCCACCTGCAACTGGTACGCGCTGCTGCTCAGGAGTGTGACGTAGTGGTAGTCAGTATTTTCGTGAACCCTACGCAGTTCAATAACGCCGATGACTTTCGGTTGTACCCTCGCCTTCCGGAGGTTGATGCGGAGCTTTTGGTCCCCGCCGGCTGCACGGCTTTGTTTCTGCCCTCGGTGGAGGAAATGTATCCTAGGCCTACCGTGCTACAGTTCGACTTCGGTAGCCTGGAGCGCGTAATGGAGGGAGCTCATCGGCCGGGCCACTTCAATGGGGTAGCCACGGTGGTAAGCAAGCTATTTCACCTGAGCCGCCCACATCGTGCCTATTTCGGGCAAAAGGACTTGCAGCAGGTAACTATTGTGCGTCAGCTCATTCATGATTTGTCCTTTGACCTAGAGCTGGTGGCTTTTCCAACTATTCGGGAGGCGGATGGGCTGGCCATGTCGTCACGCAACCGCCGCCTCACGCCCGAGGCCCGTGCCGTGGCGCCCGTGCTTCATCAGGCGCTGCAGTATGGCGAGCAACTGATTCGGCAAGGGAGACATTCGCCGCAGGAAGTCCAAGCGGCTACTGTGGCTGTGCTAGGCCAGGAGCCGGCCATTGCATTAGAGTATCTGGAGCTGGCCGATGCGGAAACTCTACAGCCCCTGACCCAATGGCAGCCTGGCCGAGACGTGGCCTTGTGCCTAGCAGCGCATCTGGCAGGGGTACGTCTGATTGATAACATCGTGGTGAAAAGCTCCTAGGCCAGTGTGAAGCTTCGGCTTCGGCTGGGTTTCCTATCTTTACAGCTTTGTTTTCCACCCGCTTTCCACCCCATGCATATAGAGGTTCTCAAGTCCAAGATCCACCGCGTAAAAGTTACGCAGGCAGAGCTGCACTACGTTGGTAGCATCACAATTGATGAGGACCTGCTGGATGCCGCGAACATGGTAGAAAACGAAAAGGTAACTATTGTCAATATCAACAATGGGGAGCGTTTCGAAACCTACACCATTCGGGGAGAGCGGGGCACGGGCATGATTTGCCTGAATGGGCCCGCTGCCCGCCGCGTAGCCGTGGGGGATATCATCATCATTATCTCCTACGGGCTGGTTGATTTCGCCGAAGCCCGTGCCCATAAGCCCACCATTATCTTCCCCGATCAACATAACCGATTAGGATAACCGATTAGCTGGCCTACTGAACTGCTACCCCGTGAAGCAACTTCTAAACGTTCTTAAGTACGGGCTGCTGCTGTCAGTTTCCGGTCTGTTGATGTGGTATGCCATACAGGGGCAGGACCTGAGTCGGATTGGGCAACATGTGCGGGAAGCCAACTATTCCTGGCTGGCCATAACCATGGTACTTTCGGCGCTAGGGTACTTCAGCCGGGCTTTCCGCTGGAAAATGCAGCTTGATCCTACGGGCTCTAAAGCAACCTATTGGGATGTCTACCACGCCATGATGGTGGGCTATCTGGCCAACCTAGTGCTGCCACGCATGGGGGAGGTCATCCGGTGTTCGGTGCTGCGCCGTACGAGCGGAGTGCCGGTACAGGTGGCGTTGGGTACCGTCGTGACGGAGCGGGTAATTGATGTGCTCATGCTGCTAGGCCTGTTAGGAGCAACCCTATTGCTGGATTTCAATACCTTCTGGACTTTCGTAACCGATAAGATTCTGGGCGGCCGCTATGATTCCCTGGCCCGTAATCGTACACCTCTGCTTGTAGCGGGCCTGATTGGGCTGGTGCTGTTGGTGGGAGTTGCCTACGCCCTGTTCCGTAATCTGGAAAGGCTGCGCCAGAATGCCTTGTTTAATAAAGCAGTGTCGTTCGTGAAAGGACTGCTGGCTGGCGTATTCAGTGTGCTGAAGCTGAAAAACAAAAGCCTGTTTCTGCTGCATACCTTCTTCACCTGGGGGGTATATTACCTGATGGATTACCTGGCTTTCTTCTGCTTTCCTGCTACCTATAACCTGGATATGCGTGCTGGTTTGGCCGTGCTCACGTTTGGGGCCTTTGGCATGGCGGCACCGGTAGCGGGTGGTATCGGGCCGTTCCACGTGATGGTGCAGAGCATTTTACTGGCCTACGGCATCAGCAAAGAAGCCGGCATTGCGTATGCACTGGTGGTGCATGGTTCCCAGACGCTGTTGGTGGTGCTGATGGGCGGCATCAGCTTCGTAGCCAGCATGGTAAAATCAGGCCAAGTAGCGCGTAGCAAAGCTGCCGCAGATCTGGCCGTAGCCTTGCCTGCCGATGTGGAGTAAAGACAAAATAATGCCGCTGGAACCATTGCTGGCTCTTGTAGCCGACTGGAAAAGCCAGGGCCAGCGGGTGGTTTTCACCAATGGCTGCTTCGACCTGTTGCACCTAGGCCACGTTGATTACCTAGAGAAGGCCCGCCACCTCGGCGACCGGCTGGTGGTAGGCCTCAATACAGATGCTTCGGTAAGCTGTCTGAAGCCAGGCCGACCTTTGCAGGACGAAGTGTCACGGGCCAGAGTATTGGCCTCCCTTTTGTTTGTGGATGCGGTAGTACTCTTCGATGAGCAAACGCCGTTGGCCCTGATTGAAGCCGTATTGCCCGATATCCTGGTGAAAGGCGACGACTATGCAATCAGTGGAATTGTGGGACACGAAGTGGTGTTACAAAACGGCGGGCAGGTCCTGACCGTACCACTCGTAGCCGGCTACAGCACGACGCGCATCGTCGAGCGTATCCAGGCACTTCTCACTTCCTAAGCCCTTTCCATCATGTACACTTCAATGAACCCGGCCTACATCATCGTTCTACTGACGATGCTGGCTAGCTGGCTCATTCAGCGCCGCTTGCAAAGCAAGTTCGAGCAATACTCGCAGGTAGGCCTACAGTCAAACCTCTCCGGTAAGCAGATTGCCGAGCTGATGCTGGCCGACCACGGCATTACCGATGTGCGCGTTATTTCTACCGAAGGCCGCCTCACCGACCACTACAACCCGGCCGACAAAACCGTGAACCTAAGCGAAGCGGTGTATGCAGACCGCTCTGCTGCGGCGGCGGCCGTAGCAGCCCACGAGTGCGGCCATGCAGTACAGCATGCCACGGCCTACGCGGCGCTGCAGTTTCGCTCGGCCTTGGTTCCGGCGCTAAGCGCTGTGTCGAAGTTCATGCCCATTCTGTTGTTTCTGGGCGTGATTATGCTCAACAATACGCCGCTTCCCCTGGCCGCCGGTGTGGCGCTGTTTGCTCTCACTACGCTCTTTAGCTTTATAACCCTGCCCGTAGAGTTTGACGCTTCCAAGCGGGCGCTGGCCTGGATTGACCGGCGCGGTATCGTGACTCCCCAGGAGCATGCTATGGCCAAGGATGCGCTAAAATGGGCTGCCATGACCTACGTAATTGCGGCTATTGGCTCCCTAGCGACGCTGCTGTATTATGCGTCTTTCCTGATGGGCCGTCGTCGCGACTAATCCCAACCTGGCCTACTGCTTATACTTTCTCGCCGCTCCAGAACCCTGGGGCGGCGTTGTTTTTATCTATGATTAGGCTAGGCCACTTGGGTGGAACTCTGCAATCCTAGGTCAGAAGTTGGGGTGGCTTGGCAGAGAAAAAAGACAAATAGCCATGCACCTAAGCGCGAAAACGCCACAGTCGGAAACAAAAAACCTGTGCATAACCTTATCAAAGCACATTAGCACAAAAAAACTACGGCTTCTGCGCAATCTGCAAGGTCTGTGGTTTAATTTTGAGGGTTGCAAGCGAATTTACGCTACGCTTCCCCAGACACGTTTTCCCACCCCACCCCTTTCTACCGCATGGATTTTCAGCTTACTGAAGAACAACTGGCCGTTCAGGCCGCTGCCCGCGACTTCGCCCAAAATGAACTTTGGGCCGGCGTAATTGAACGCGATGAGCACCAAAAATTCCCCGCCGAGCAAATCAAGAAGATGGGCGAGCTGGGCTTCATGGGCATGATGGTGAGCCCAGAGTATGGCGGCGGTGGCATGGACACGGTGAGCTACGTGCTGGCCATGGAGGAAATCTCTAAAGTAGATGCTTCCTGCTCCGTTATCATGTCGGTGAACAACTCGCTGGTGTGCTGGGGGCTGGAAAAGTATGGCTCGGAAGAGCAGAAGCAGAAGTATCTGACCAAGCTGGCAACCGGCGAAATCATTGGCGCTTTCTGCCTCTCGGAGCCCGAAGCGGGTTCTGATGCTACTATGCAGCGCACCACGGCCGAGGATATGGGCGACCATTACCTCCTCAACGGTACTAAGAACTGGATTACCAACGGTTCGTCGGCTTCAGTATACATTGTGATTGCGCAAACCAATCCGGAGCTGAAGCACCGCGGTATCAATGCAATCATTGTAGAGAAGGACACGCCCGGTTTCGTGGTAGGCCCCAAGGAGAACAAGCTAGGCATCCGTGGCTCTGACACGCACTCCCTCATGTTCACCGACGTGAAAGTGCCCAAGGAAAATCGCATCGGGGAAGATGGCTTCGGCTT
Proteins encoded in this region:
- the panC gene encoding pantoate--beta-alanine ligase yields the protein MQILQTAAALHAQTETWRREGYRIGLVPTMGALHEGHLQLVRAAAQECDVVVVSIFVNPTQFNNADDFRLYPRLPEVDAELLVPAGCTALFLPSVEEMYPRPTVLQFDFGSLERVMEGAHRPGHFNGVATVVSKLFHLSRPHRAYFGQKDLQQVTIVRQLIHDLSFDLELVAFPTIREADGLAMSSRNRRLTPEARAVAPVLHQALQYGEQLIRQGRHSPQEVQAATVAVLGQEPAIALEYLELADAETLQPLTQWQPGRDVALCLAAHLAGVRLIDNIVVKSS
- the panD gene encoding aspartate 1-decarboxylase; translated protein: MHIEVLKSKIHRVKVTQAELHYVGSITIDEDLLDAANMVENEKVTIVNINNGERFETYTIRGERGTGMICLNGPAARRVAVGDIIIIISYGLVDFAEARAHKPTIIFPDQHNRLG
- a CDS encoding lysylphosphatidylglycerol synthase transmembrane domain-containing protein; the encoded protein is MKQLLNVLKYGLLLSVSGLLMWYAIQGQDLSRIGQHVREANYSWLAITMVLSALGYFSRAFRWKMQLDPTGSKATYWDVYHAMMVGYLANLVLPRMGEVIRCSVLRRTSGVPVQVALGTVVTERVIDVLMLLGLLGATLLLDFNTFWTFVTDKILGGRYDSLARNRTPLLVAGLIGLVLLVGVAYALFRNLERLRQNALFNKAVSFVKGLLAGVFSVLKLKNKSLFLLHTFFTWGVYYLMDYLAFFCFPATYNLDMRAGLAVLTFGAFGMAAPVAGGIGPFHVMVQSILLAYGISKEAGIAYALVVHGSQTLLVVLMGGISFVASMVKSGQVARSKAAADLAVALPADVE
- the rfaE2 gene encoding D-glycero-beta-D-manno-heptose 1-phosphate adenylyltransferase → MWSKDKIMPLEPLLALVADWKSQGQRVVFTNGCFDLLHLGHVDYLEKARHLGDRLVVGLNTDASVSCLKPGRPLQDEVSRARVLASLLFVDAVVLFDEQTPLALIEAVLPDILVKGDDYAISGIVGHEVVLQNGGQVLTVPLVAGYSTTRIVERIQALLTS
- a CDS encoding zinc metallopeptidase produces the protein MYTSMNPAYIIVLLTMLASWLIQRRLQSKFEQYSQVGLQSNLSGKQIAELMLADHGITDVRVISTEGRLTDHYNPADKTVNLSEAVYADRSAAAAAVAAHECGHAVQHATAYAALQFRSALVPALSAVSKFMPILLFLGVIMLNNTPLPLAAGVALFALTTLFSFITLPVEFDASKRALAWIDRRGIVTPQEHAMAKDALKWAAMTYVIAAIGSLATLLYYASFLMGRRRD
- a CDS encoding acyl-CoA dehydrogenase, whose translation is MDFQLTEEQLAVQAAARDFAQNELWAGVIERDEHQKFPAEQIKKMGELGFMGMMVSPEYGGGGMDTVSYVLAMEEISKVDASCSVIMSVNNSLVCWGLEKYGSEEQKQKYLTKLATGEIIGAFCLSEPEAGSDATMQRTTAEDMGDHYLLNGTKNWITNGSSASVYIVIAQTNPELKHRGINAIIVEKDTPGFVVGPKENKLGIRGSDTHSLMFTDVKVPKENRIGEDGFGFKFAMQVLAGGRIGIASQALGIASGAYELSLKYSKERKAFGVPISQHQAIQFKLADMATNIDAARLLCLQSAHDKDAHQDYAKSGAMAKLFASKVAMDTAVEAVQVHGGYGFVKEFHVERMMRDAKITQIYEGTSEIQKIVISREILK